Proteins encoded within one genomic window of Polypterus senegalus isolate Bchr_013 chromosome 6, ASM1683550v1, whole genome shotgun sequence:
- the rpl22 gene encoding 60S ribosomal protein L22 — protein sequence MAPLKKQAAKGGKKKKQVLKFTLDCTHPVEDGIMDAANFEQFLQERIKVNGKAGNLGGGVVTIERSKSKITVTSEVPFSKRYLKYLTKKYLKKNNLRDWLRVVANSKESYELRYFQINQDEEEEEDED from the exons ATGGCGCCACTG AAGAAGCAAGCTGCCAAAGGGGGCAAGAAAAAGAAGCAGGTCCTGAAATTCACTCTGGATTGTACCCATCCTGTTGAAGATGGTATTATGGATGCGGCAAATTTT GAGCAATTTCTACAGGAGCGCATCAAGGTAAACGGGAAAGCCGGTAACCTGGGCGGTGGTGTGGTCACAATTGAGAGAAGCAAGAGCAAAATCACTGTGACCTCTGAGGTTCCATTCTCCAAGAG GTACCTCAAGTACTTGACTAAaaagtacctgaagaaaaataacttGCGTGACTGGCTTCGCGTGGTTGCAAACAGTAAGGAGAGCTATGAGCTCAGGTACTTCCAGATCAACCAggatgaagaggaagaggaagatgaagattaA